TTGAGCGTTACATCACATCTTCTGTCAAAAGTGCTTTCGTTAAGGTGACCTTATTTGCAGCTTCAGTTATTCTTTTGGTAGTATAGCTTAATATTGCTGATTTTATTTATTTGCTGATGTTTTTTTCATTTTACCATGAGGTGGATATAATAAGATCACTTACTCACGCATGCCTGTTTATGTGGGACCATGAATGTTGTTCATGTATACGTATATTGGAGTTGTTGTGTTGTATTTGATCACCTTGACTCATAGAAACCGTAATACCATTGTTTCCACTATTGGCAAGATTGTTTGCAGTTAGAGGTGTTCGATCATCGATTTGTCTTCTTGTATATGGAAAAATGTGTTATGAACTTAGTTGCATTTATTAGGAAGAGGAGATACCCAAGCTTAAACATCCGAGAATCTTTAGGATTGTATTTTTGTTTTTCCCCAAAATTGTGTATACcttttggcatttttattttggtctttccTGGTCACTATATTTCTCGGAAGTCAGTATGACACTATGACATGAGGCCTTCTAGGAAATATTCATACTCTATATGCGTGTAAGAGTGTAAGCACATGGTCAATGACAGGACAGAGCTTTCGTCTGCATATCAGAAAATAAAAATTCTAGACTCTAAACCGTCATGTTTGTACTGATAATTGTAACTATTTATTCTGGTGAGACCATTAGTTTTTTTAGTGTTCTAGATCAGAAAGCCATGTCTGCATCTGAAGTGGACATCATCCATATCCAGATAGTACAAATGCACAATCTGTATTTGTATAGTAGTATGTCAAATACTTTTCTAGTTCTGTCTAATATGTCAACATTATATAGATCATTTTTGTATTGTTTCAGATTGCACATTCTGTAGAGGTTAAAGCAGACACGGCACATGAGCATGTTTTAGCATCTCTAGCTGATGAGACAAAGAAGCTTCTGAAGAAAGATACAGACATTTTTTCGCCAGTTTTGTCAAGATGGCATCCACAGGCCACTGTTCTTTCTGCTTCCCTTCTCCATAAACTTTATGGGAACAAATTGGTAAGTTGTAGATGACTGCTAAATCCATCATAACGTCTGTACTACATGCTTACATTAAGTTGTTGTGCCAGAGACCTTTTCTTGAGCATGCTGAGCATCTTACGGAGGACGTAGTTTCTGTATTTCCGGCAGCTGATTCTCTCGAGCAGTACATAATGTCTGTGATGGCTTCTGTTGTGGGTGAAGATGGTTTGGACAGTATATGTAAACAAAAGCTAGCTCCTTACCAGGTTAGATCTTATCTTCCTTGACTACAAACAACCAAATTTTAAATTGCTTGGATGTATGCCATGTTCATGCCATTTTTGTGCATCATCCATTATTATTTGCTGGGATTGCTTATTGTGTTGTTCAACGCTGATTCTCTACTTTAATTTTATCTCAGATTGAAAGTAAATCTGGCACGGTTGTTCTACGCTGGGTGAATGGGCAACTGGAGAGAATTGAAACTTGGGTTAAAAGGGCTGCTGAACAAGAGGTTAACACATTAATTGCCAAAATAACATTTATTTTGAATATGACTCTGTTTGCGAGTTTGTATAGGCATCTTACTGGGTATGATAATGTATTTTGTTTTACTGCTGCTAGTTACAATGTATCTTTGCCTGTGACCTGTCTGCTTTCAAACATTACTTTGGTACTCATCGAGTGTTGTTCTGAAATTTTCTGCAACATTTTCTCCATGCTAAACTTTATGCTTGACAGGCTTGGGATCCTATATCCCCTCAACAACGGCATGGGGGTTCTATAGTAGAAGTCTATAGAATCATAGAAGAGGTGTTCCTCTTGTCCTTCATTATCTCTTTAAATTTTGTTAATTAATTATCTCCTTATAGGTTAATCTTCGATTTTGTTTCTCTTATATGCCACAATATCTCGAAGTTGTTTCAAAAAATGCCTTAATGGTTTCAGATATGATTTGTGCCTGATAATCACGCTGCCTTTGTGAAATTAATTTTTGTTACTTGTGATGTATTGCAGACTGCAGATCAGTTTTTTGCATTCAAGGTTCCCATGCGAATTAGCGAGCTAAATAGCCTCTGTCGTGGTATCGACAAGGCATTTCAAATTTATACACAACTTGCTATTGGACCCATAGGTTTGCATCTTCACGTTTATATTTCTCCTAAAGTACCTTTGTACTTATCTTCTTGCTGCATGTTATTTATTTATTCCTTCACATTTATTTCCTATCAATTGATTTGAAAGGAAAATATTCTCTTGCATCAGAATACGTAGTATAAAATCATGCTTTAGATTGATGGTCGTATCTAGGATGGACAAAAGATGCTTATGTCCTTTTTTTAAACACTTATGCTTTGGTTGAACGCTCTTTATTTATCTAGGTTCTAAGAAAAAATGGTTTTGTGTGCCTGCAGTTGATAAAGAAGATTTAGTTCCACCTGTTCCTGTTCTTACTCGATATAAAAAGGAGCTTGGGATCAAAGCTTTTGTAAAAAAGGAAATCCCGGAAGTTAGAACCGTTGATGAGAAGAAAGCAAGTGAAATTGTTCAACTTACAATGTCAAAGCTCTGTGTGCGGCTTAACAGTCTATATGTGAGTTTCTTCTAACTGATGCCGCTACGTTGCTTTTATGTGGAACAACTTATCAAGTTCCTGAGAAATTTATGGTACACAAAGATGTAAATGAGAAGAAAAAACATACCTATTGTCATAGAAGATATATTTTGGAATGATTGGCATTGACGCTGGAGCAGCATTTCCTTAAAAAATTTATACTTCAGACATGGAGTTTGTGATTATGCTACCAGCCTGATACATCATACGCCCCATTAAATATATCTATGTAGGTAGCTGTATCTTTCATGGTTCCTTGTTTGACGCTGTTACTTTTCGAAAGTAGCTATTATCAATGATTTATCAGCAACATAATTTTACACTAAGTGGAGAAATTTGCTATTGATCATACTGATAGTTCTGGACTTAAAGCAGTATTCTAGTATGGAGGCAATAGCTGTTACTAGCTGCTGCCATGATTTACACAACAGGACCCATGACGTTCTTTTGATATTTGACTTTCTTCCTATTTATTGTTCATTTTTATTACCGTCAGAGTTTCTGAACTCGAAGCTTTTTTATGAATATGCAAACAGTATGGTATAAGCCATCTAGGCAAGTTGGAGGACAGCATAAGTGAACGGTGGGCTAGAAGGAAAAGTGACAACATTAACATCAGTAAGTGCGCCTTAAAATATAGCAATTAGTTTATCTGTTAGATCCTCTGGAAGGATTGCCAATTACTCTGTTTGGCATAGTCCATTAGATCAAACTGAATTTTATTTGTAATATTTAACTGTGTTAGGACGATCAATGAGCGGAAAATCAAAGAGTGCTGTCTCCAATCAGAAGAATCAATTTGATGGCAGTAGAAAAGAAATCAATGCTGCTATTGATCGGGTATGTGAATTTACAGGTAAGAAAATATGCATGCGCTCACCACTTGTACTGGGAAGCTGGCAGCCCATCAATGTTAAAGTGTGCATATTTTCATTTGTAGGGTTAAAGGTCATATTCTGGGACCTGCAACAGccattcatcgacaacttatacaAAAACAGTGTTCCCCAAGCTCGACTGGACACTATTGTGGAAGTGCTTGATTTGGTATGTTCATAAGTTTGCATCATTTGATGTGATAGCTGGCATGTCaacttattttttctatccattaccTTGTGTTGGCTAGCTACGTATCTGGCTAACCTTTATACAGAACTCTGCCTGTTAATATTTTTGGACCGGCATGCAAAGCAATTTTTGACTGCAACAATTCAGCTTTATGTGTTATGTTTATGAGCACTTCTACATTTGAATGCAACCCAAGCATGCCCTAATCCATGCCATGCATATTTATTTGTAGTATATTCTATTTTTGTGAGAAAGTATATGGATAGCTGTATTATGTCAGAAACTGGGTGTGGCCAAATGCTTAGCATATGCTGTTACCTCAAACTTTGGACAGGCATAGTTTTACCGCTTATTAGAATTTCTTAGTAAAGGTTTTTCATTTGCTGTCCGGTCCAAGCTTCTGTTGAACTAAATgtcatgtatttgatgtcaatGCTCGATGTTTAGGTACTTAATCAACTTTGTGATGTCATTGTGGAGCAACTGCGGGATCGTGTGGTTACAGGGCTTCTGCAAGCATCCCTGGTGATAATTTTCGGCTATTAAAATTAGTGAGATGCTGTAACAATTTTTGAATTATAATTTAACGTCATTTATCTTTCATAGGATGGCTTACTTCGTGTAATACTAGATGGAGGTCCTACACGTGTCTTCTCTCCAAATGATGCCCCtcttttggaggaagatcttgaaATTCTGAAGGTATATTGTTGTCTTAAGACATCTTGGCTGCTTTTATTTTACATACAAGGGACACCTTGTGTGCAGTGGCGGTGGTATTGTTTTATAACTGACATGATTATCATAAGTCTGTAATATATGTTCAATATCACCCTGTCTTTACTGTCTGACCAATAAACTGTTGTCTTAACTCGTACTGACTATTTGTTTGCTTACCTAAAAAAAGTTACTTCTTGTTTTCTGTAGGAATTCTTCATATCTGGTGGAGATGGGCTCCCCCGTGGAACTGTTGAGAATTTGGTCTCGCGCGTTCGTCCTGTAATAAATCTGATCAAGCAAGAGGTAAACTTTGAATTAAACTTCTCATGAACCTTTCGGGGTTCGGGGGAATTGGACCATAGACTTTGGATCCGTTAAACTCTAGACTCTATATTCTACAAGTGCACCATCCATAATTACCTTTTACCGTATCTCCAATTATTAGGTATAGTCTGTACCTGCCCACTGGAGTGAACTTAGCTAATTTTTTTACGGAAACTGTCAGCGCTGCCTTCTTTCATTATGGTAGAGGCACCTGAGCTATTTTCTTTATCTTCAAACTGGCCCTAGTTGAATTCTAGCAAAAATTCTGTAATTGCATCAGAGACAGCTAAGCAGTATGTTGGTTTTAAAAGAAGCATACACGCCGTCGACTTATCGAAACTTGGGACTGGGGATTGCTGTAGTATAAGAAATCACTTGTCTTTGCTGTAATCATATTTTTGAATGACCAGATGACATTTCTTATGTTCTCTCTCTCCCAGACCCGCGTGCTTATTGATGATCTACGAGAAGTTACTCAAGGAGGCAAAAGCAAATTGGGAGGTGACGCCAAAACCTTGCTCAGGGTCCTGTGCCATAGAAATGATTCAGAGGCATCACATTATGTAAAGAAGCATTTCAAGATACCCAGCTCTGCTCCTCCGAGCTCCTGATCAAATGCGAATGGAAAATCTGGAAATGTGTCGGAAGGTATATAACGGATGAACAATGGCCAGCGTTGTAACCTAGGAAGCATATCTTGGTCGTACGGTCTTGTAATATTTGTGCATTATTAGAGTGCAGTAGGAGTTAGGAAGCATACACTGGTACATGGGCATTTTATTAATTGATTGTTTCTGCCCAGGAAGGACTTGGATGTTTTTGGTATGTTTGGTTTGAACTTTTAGGTCGATTTTGATGACATTTCTCTCTGATGGGATCGTTGGGACAGAAGTGATGTTTGACAATTCTTTAATCTGTGATTTCACGGGTCTGATGATTGTGATTTTGAGCCATCTGTTGTGACGTCTAACGTTGATGTGAGCGTTGTAAAAAATTGGAGAAGATCCATTTCTCAACTTGAGTCTGCTTTTGATTTGAAGCTTCGGGCCTAGAAAAGTTCATCTCTAGTAACCAAGTTCATACTAATAGTCCGAGAAAGAAAACCAAGAAAGAAGAGGAATTCGCGAACAGAAAAAACTGGATGCTAAAGAAGGGAATTTTGCATTATCATCAATAGATGGTGTGACATTACACAGTACATATGTTTTGTTTCGCGTGATGATCTACACAGCACCAAAAATGAACTAGTAAAACAAGACTAATCACGAAGAAGCAGTTGCTGCGGCATGGTCTCTCAGACGCAGGCAACTCCAGCGGGCACCGGCGTGGCCTTCCCGCCATCTTCCAGCTTCCTCATCTTGGCGCGGTGATCATCGGCCGTCGCAGCAGAGGCGCTCTCCTGCCTCTTCCTCTTTGCCTCCTCGGCGGCAGCGTCGGCGGCCGCCATGTCGAGCAGGCGCTGCACCATCTCCATGGCGGTGTCCTTGAGAAGCTTGTTGGTCTCGAACGCGGCCGCGGCTTCCCGCAGCTGGTGCCTGGACAGGCCGGCCAGATACCGCGTGACGGAGGCGaccgcggcggcgtggcgctgcCCGGAGAAGTCGACGAGGGAGGCGGCGTGGATGGCGTCGTCCATGCCGACGGGGTCGTGGTCGCCGCGGCGCCTCCCCGACGCGCCGGTCCTGTCGGCGAGGCCGACGCGCAGCTCGCGGCCACGCAGGAGGTGGCCGTGCAGGTTGCGGCATGCGCTCTGCGCCGTGGCGTCGTCGGCGTACTCGACGAAGGCGTAGCCCTTGCGCTTGCCCGTGGCGGCGTCGGCGGCGAGGCGGAAGGAGCGGACGGGGCCGATGAGCTCACAGGCGTCGAGGACCTCCTTGTCGGCGGCGTGGAAGGCGATGTTGCCGACGTAGACGACGCGGCTGCAGCGGCagttggcggcggccgcggcgaggCTGTCCATGATCGATGGAGACGAGCTAGGGCGTGAGGGTAGAAGGGAATCGAGATGGGCTTGCCGGATGAATGCTTGGCTATGTATATATGGAAGTGAATCGCACCGTTCTCCACTCGGGATCGGAGTTGTTGTTTTTGGAAATTGGAAGCACGTCCTGGCGTAAGTCGGTTTCGCGGCGGACAGAGTCGGCGTCAGCTGCACGCGGGAGAATACCCAACAAGCCCGGCTAGTACCAGTTTCACTCTcctgaaaagaaagaaaagatggAAACGAACTGCATAAGAGCGGACAGAGAGCATGAAGCCGACGCAGCTAGAGAGGCCAGTGGCATAGTGCTGAAGAGGCCATACCTGCTATTAGCTTCAAGAAAGGCGACATTTATATATAAGAAAACATGGGTTGGTTGCTGCAACTTTCGGAAACATGGACATGGGGAGAACTGTAGTTTGTTGTTATTCTATAGTTGGATGAAATATGTCTCAGTAAATTTACTACTAGTATTACATTTTTCACCAACTGTTGTCCATAATTAGCATCCTCAAGACTTTTTGTCCAAGCGATCCTCACGGATCGATTTTCATTACCCACTGATAACGAAAAACATGTCAGAGGTTTTTGCCATAACAATATTTCAGAAATTGTATGAGGGCACCTCTTGTATGAGTCTAATACGAAGCGAACACAGGGGTGAAGTAATCGACAGTGAAAATAATCTTTAAATTAAGGACCGCACTACACGGCGGCGCCGCACAGAGCCCTCGTCCGTGCGACGGTTTTGGATGGGCCCACCCACGTGATTCGGTCGACCGGGTGCGCGCGAAGGACGCAAAAAAGCGTGAGCTTCACCGCATGTCCACCGCCAGCTGTACTACCGGCCCCACCCACGCCTGGATATTTCTAACCAACAAACCACGTGGGCCCTACCATAAATTTCGTCCAGGGAGACAACATCACGTGCAAAAAGACTCTCTTCTTCCTGAAGCTTTTGTCGGCCCTACACAGCAATTTCGTGACCTCCCATCActggatcttcttcttcctcacgttTTCTCCAAAAACAGAACAGAAAACTAGATCTGGGAAGAGAAGAAGAACACGGGAGAGAAGAGGAGAAACACAGTGCCAGGATGAGGTGACCACCTTGTTCAGGGGGAGAAACTACCAGATTTCAAAGGGAATTTGCAGATCTAAAACAGACAGGTACGATCTGGAAAAACACCATCTCCCCATAAATTTTTTGACCCTCCCTTGATCCCCCTAAACAGTAAGTATTTTTCAAGCATCACATGCACTGGCAGAATTTTAGTTCATCCATGAGAACAAAAACCAAAAAGGAACCCCTGTCATGTTCCTAAAACCAACAGCACTTGCCTGGCAGATTCTTGTTGATCATCATGTTCCTACAAACCAAAAACGACATACACTTGCCTGGTAGATTCTTGCTCATCACCATGTCCATCAGAACATACTAAAAAAAGACAGAGTCACACGCACTTGCCTGCTGGGTTTCTAAAACCAATAGTACCACATGCTAAAAACAAGAAGAAAATGCATAACTACACATCCAGCATTCATCTTGCTTCACTCTCCATTGGTCAGACTTATCTGTGCTTCACTGTGCCTTCCAGAAACAAGAAGAAAATGCATAACTACACAGCCAGCATTCATCTTGCTTCACTCTACTTCCTGCATTACAAAAAACCAAAACAGTATTAGAAACTAATTCACATTTTGATTTGCAGGTTGCAGAAGATGAACATCACAGAATTCAAAGGGCAAGATGTGCCTAATGCTACTTTATCAGTTCAAGTAGCTTCGGCAAACACAGGTTAGGCAGTTTTTTAAAAAAACAAGTGATACTTTTTGCCATTACATTCTGCAGCAAAAACCATGCCCAAAAACTAAAAAAGCATGTATGAATTTGATAAAATTTAATTGAAAACTACCAAGTTAATTGTGCCCAGATACCAGATTTAATTGTAAGCAACAAACCAGGTTAATTGTAATAAGCTAATTTCTAAGCATGCTGGAAAAACCTACCAAGTTAATTGTAAGCAGCAAGCATGTTTACTCCATCATACTTGCCAGATTTAATTGTGCCCACATAACAGATTTAATACATCACAGTTATCAGCTAAAATGTAAAAAGCAACAAACCAAGTTAATTGTAAAAAGCTAAATCTAAGCCTGCTGGAAAAAACCTACCAAGTTAATTGTAAGAAGCAACCAAGTTTACTCCATCATACTTGCCACACAAAAAACACCCCCTGTTTTACCGCTACTATAATTTGCAGATCTTTATTTGCTTGTACAttattttttgcaaaaaaagcagGCATGGACAACGCAGGATCCACCTCCAGGGCTATGTCAGCAGACAGAGCGTGCACTGAGATTACACTTCCACAAGCAAGTTCTGCACAAACTCCGCCGACTGCACAGAACGATGGGATCGAAGGGAATGCAGAAGTAGTTTCAACTCCACAAGCACCTAGAGCAGACATGAGATTTGATACACTTGAAGATGCTCAGAGGCACTACTTGGCATTTGCAAGGAGGAGAGGATTTGGAATCAGATACAATTACAGGAAGAAATCCGAGGTCACTGGAGAATACATAAGAGCAGCTATGGTTTGCCATAAAGCAGGTCACCAAGCAAAAGAGAAAGAAGATACGCAGAAACCTAAACCAGTTGTACCAGAAAGGATGAAGTGCAGCAACATTAGGACTGACTGTCCAGCTAGGATGGCGTTGAAATTCAGAGACGGTGCCTGGCTGGTGACGGAATTCTGTGATGATCACAATCACCCTCTACTCAAGAAGTGGTCGTTGACTGGTTTCCTACGCTCACACAGAGACATACCGGAAGAAGACCAAGAGTTCTTAAAAATACTACACACTGTAAACATGGATACAAGCAGAATGATGCAAGTTATGGCTACACTATATGAATCAGTAGAAGGAGTGCCATACACACCAAAAGACATGGCAAATTTCAGATCCAAACTTCGGGCAGAGAACAAGTTCGTAGACATGCAAAACACTATGGCATACTTTGAGGACTTGAAGTCCCGAGACAAGGATTTCTACTACAGATACAAGCTTGATGATGAGGACCGTGTGCAGTACTTGTTCTGGGTAGATAGTGCAGCAAGAAGAGCTTACAAGAACTACAATGACTGTATTTCTTTCGATGCAACTTACATGACAAACACATACAAGATGCCCTTTGCACCATTCATTGGTATAAACAACCATGGTCAGTCGATACAACTAGGCTGTGGGTTCCTAAAGAATGAGCTCAGTGAGAGCTACATATGGTTATTTGAGTCGTTCTTAATTGCAATGGATGGAGTAGCACCAGTTAACATAATAACAGACCAGGATGGTGCAATGCGTGCTGGAATTGAAAAGGTGTTTCCAAACACAACGCATCGTAATTGCAGGTGGCACATTGTCGATAAAGCAACAGAAGAAATTGGTCCATTTGTTGCAAAGATACTAGGGCTTCGGGAAGAGATGAATGACTGCATAAACTGCAGCTTGACACCGCAGGAGTTTGAAACAAGATGGAACTTAATGATTCAAAAATACAATGTGCAAAACCATGAGAAGATAGCAGCTTTGTACCAAAAAAGAAGTTCATGGGTTCCTGCCTACTTCATGCACAAGTTCTATCCGTTCTTACAAACAACTCAGCGGAGTGAGGGTTTCAATGCGGTGCTAAAAAAATACATAAGTCCTTCAAATTCTGTGCTTGAGTTTGTTCTTCAGTATGCTGATATCCAAGCTAAGATAATGAAAGCAGAGAAGAAACAAGAGGCAGATTCATCACTTTTGACAGCTAGGAGCTGGTCTTGGCACCCAATAGAGAAACAAATGGAAAAGCTCTACACAAAAAACATACACACCCGCTTTCAGTACGAAATGTCGTACACCATGTCTTACAACATAAGGCAGGTAGCTGAGAATGCATATGAAGTGTACTGCATAACACACTTTGTACCAAGTTACCACAACAGCACATATCAGGTTTATGCAGACCCCCCCAATGAAACTTACAGATGCACATGCTGCAAATTTGAaagagatggcatcgtctgctgTCACATCCTAAAGGTAAAAAAAACTAGACCTTACTTTCTAGATTGTTTGTGCGCGGTAGCCTGCTAAAAAACATTCATGATTTAAAAAAAAAGAATTTGTAGAGAAAATACTAAAAATGACATTCAAATGCAGGCCATGGTTCAACTAGGTGTTTGTCAGATGCCGATGGCATATGTGTTGCGCAGGTGGACATGGAGCGCTGAAGAAAACCTAGTGGAAGAATTACCGGGACAACTGGCTGTTATGCCAGAGGAATCTAAGAAGAAGATGTGGCTAGCAGTAACATGCAATGAATTCAAAGGCCTAGCGCTTTGCGGGAATGAAACCGAAGATGGCAGGAAGATAATTCGGAACCACATGAAATCAATGAAGAAAGACTTGGCTTCACTGAAAAGAGAAACAGAAAAAAGAGCAAAGAAGGCATCTGCTTCAAGCGATGCAAGGAAAGCAACGCAATCTGCTCCAGCCCAAACAACACACAAAGATTGTCATACACAACAGGTACCTCCAGAAGAAGGTACCTCTTGTCCGAAACCACGACAAACTAACCGTCAAAAGAAACCTACAGGACCATCGTCAAGCACAAATCCAGCGGTGCAAACAGAAGGTTCACATCCCACTGCAGCTGAACAAACTTCAGAAACTACCGAAGCTAGTAATATCCGTGATCCTCGCGTATCAAATACTAAAGGAAGAAAGCGGAAGCAAGCATATCAGAAACCACTGGACATAGGGAGAAAAGAAGTACGCTTCTGCAAACAATGTGGCTCTACTCAACATGATTTGAGAATGTGCCCCCAGAGAGGAGAACTTCCAGTCCAGAACTAAAAAACTGGATCCTTGTATTCGTTGCTACTGTACTTCATTTATTATTGTCCGTATGTTTGAATGCAAGTACTAGACATTTTTGTAATATTTATTATTGGAATACCAGAGGAAAATGGATGTGATTGTACCTTTTAGGTCCTCCAACTGACCTACCAGATTATTTGTTCCTACCTATGAGATTTTCATAGAGTAACTACCAGATTCTAATATTTATTACTGAAAAATGCTAAAAATGTATATGATACATCCTTTTTAGGCTCTTGGACTGACCTGCCAAAAATATTTGCACCTACCTATGAGATTTCCATAGAGAAACTGCCAGATTCTGATATTTATTATTGAAAAATCCAAAATAAAAAATACATGTTATTGTTCCATTTGTTCTCTAAGACTGACCTGCCAACTTAGTTGTACCAAGCTATGAGATTTCCACAGAGTACATACCAGGTTCTGAATACATAAGTACctactgggctattaaattgggGGGGGAGGGGGATCTACTTGTCAGTAACGTATCGGCCTCCTAACGCAAAAAAAAGCCTCCACTTCCGAGATTTTAAACTACTGCATATTACTACATGTACACATTGGCATTGTAGAAAAAACTTGATAGTTCTATAGAAAAGAGCTATATTGACGTGTGGAAAAAAACTTGATAGTTCTATAGAAGAAATTGATGGCTACATGGAAAAATTGATTTGGATAACCTGGCAGCTGCATAAAAATAAAGAAAGAGATAGTTGTAGTGGAAAAAACTGATAGTTTATCTGGATAAATAGGGTAGGTGTATTACCGGACAACATTGTTGAACAAAATCCACTTCCAATTATCTTTCTCTTTGTTAAAATCGGCTGTCAACCACCTGTGAGGTAACACCCTCCGTAGCTTAGGCACATCGTCTTTCGCAAGTGGAGGAACGTTCTGTCCATCCCATTTCTCAACATTGTATATGGCATGATACCCACAATCAAAACTGCCAAAAAAAAAGAGAGTCACATATTAGAAACATGAAACAGGGAGGAATTTTTTTTATAAAATTCAGTATATGGTGCATGCTACAGAAAACACAAAAAGAAAAGCTGAAAAACAGACCAGAAAATCCTGTGACTTACATGGTTGCCTGAATTGGAACATTTATAATTTTCAAATCCCAATTCTGGATTTGAACCTTAGATGTGATGTAGTGTATATTCCAGAGTGCCTTAATCCTACTGATTAGAGCATTTGCGTGGCTTATTAGAGCTTCATCACCTTCGCCCCGCATTGAATCAAGTGCTTCGAACCTTTCAGCTTGAAAGTTCATATGCAAGGAGTACCAATGATTTCCTTCCCTTTGCTGCCTTGTCATCTCTTGCAAAACTGGGAATGAAATCTGAAATGGATAACATACATGAGAAAAAAGTTAACACAATGAgcaagaaaaaaagagaaaagagatcTAAGAACATGAAAAATAGAGAAGCATTCTTACCAATTTCATCACACTTAGTGAATAATCCTTGGTCCTCTTGAATAGAGAAACCACCGCTTTCTTCTCGAATTCCCCATTCATAAGGTAGACAGAAATTTGGTAAGGCACTATCAATTTCCCCTCGACAGTGTTAGTACGCCGCAGGTACTCTATTGCAACTTCCATGCAATGATTAGACAGTTCACCTCTGCCATGAATTGAATTTGCTAAATCACTCGTGTACGCAAAACTGTCATTGTATTTTATTATCTGGTACCTGATATAGAAACAGAACCAAACACTCATGTAAGCGAAAACTGTCAGTGTATTTTACTTGTGTAACCCAAAAAAGAAAATGAAGCTATAGCTACAACAAAAATGGCATATTTAAAAAAGG
This region of Lolium perenne isolate Kyuss_39 chromosome 2, Kyuss_2.0, whole genome shotgun sequence genomic DNA includes:
- the LOC139835527 gene encoding protein FAR1-RELATED SEQUENCE 5-like; this translates as MDNAGSTSRAMSADRACTEITLPQASSAQTPPTAQNDGIEGNAEVVSTPQAPRADMRFDTLEDAQRHYLAFARRRGFGIRYNYRKKSEVTGEYIRAAMVCHKAGHQAKEKEDTQKPKPVVPERMKCSNIRTDCPARMALKFRDGAWLVTEFCDDHNHPLLKKWSLTGFLRSHRDIPEEDQEFLKILHTVNMDTSRMMQVMATLYESVEGVPYTPKDMANFRSKLRAENKFVDMQNTMAYFEDLKSRDKDFYYRYKLDDEDRVQYLFWVDSAARRAYKNYNDCISFDATYMTNTYKMPFAPFIGINNHGQSIQLGCGFLKNELSESYIWLFESFLIAMDGVAPVNIITDQDGAMRAGIEKYADIQAKIMKAEKKQEADSSLLTARSWSWHPIEKQMEKLYTKNIHTRFQYEMSYTMSYNIRQVDMER
- the LOC127333129 gene encoding uncharacterized protein, producing MDSLAAAAANCRCSRVVYVGNIAFHAADKEVLDACELIGPVRSFRLAADAATGKRKGYAFVEYADDATAQSACRNLHGHLLRGRELRVGLADRTGASGRRRGDHDPVGMDDAIHAASLVDFSGQRHAAAVASVTRYLAGLSRHQLREAAAAFETNKLLKDTAMEMVQRLLDMAAADAAAEEAKRKRQESASAATADDHRAKMRKLEDGGKATPVPAGVACV